In Candidatus Delongbacteria bacterium, the genomic stretch AACCAGATTTATTCACTATGTAGAGTATATTTTTACATGGTTGTTGATAGCAATTGTAAGAATATTGCCAGTTGTTTCACTCTATTATTTTGCCAGAATAATTTCAGTCTGTCTGACTGTTTTTATCAATTTTAGAAATAAAATTATTTTAGAAAATTTGAAAATAGCCTTCCCTGAGGCAAATGAAAAGGATCTTTTCAAAATCAGGGATGAGATGTATACAAACATACTAATGACCTCCATTGAAAGTCTTAAATATGGATATTTATCAGCTGAGAAAAAAAAAGAGCTGATTGATTTTGATAAAGATTCCTTTGAACTTCTAAAAAAGCATGAAGATGGTAATGGTTGCATGGTGGTTGGTGGGCATCTTGGATTTTTTGAAGGTGCAGGTTTTGTTCCTGCAGCATATGGTTTTAAGTCTTCTTTTGTTGTTGCCAATCAGAAAAATAAACTTACCGAAAAGCTTATCGATATTCCAAGAGAAAATAATGGAATCAAGGTAGTTCACAGAAGCAGGAGTATTGCCAGAGAATTGATAATGCTTTTAAGAAAAAAGTATTTTATAGCGATGCTTTCTGATCAAGATGCAGGTAAGCACGGTGTTTTTGTAGATTTTTTTGGTAAAAAGGCTTCAACTCATAAAGGTGTTGCTGTTTTTGCATTAAAATTTAAAACTCCTGTTCTTTTTGTGGATATTAGGAGGGATAAAAAGAAAAAATATAAACATGTATTAAAATTTATTGAGATAGATTATACTGATATATTAAATTCTGATGATAAGATGGAAGAAAAAGAGCTTCTTCTTGTTCAAAGATATACCAAGGTCTTAGAAGATTACATTAGAATTCATCCAGAAGAATACTGGTGGATTCATAAAAGATATAAAACCAAACCTAAGAATTAAAAAAATGAACTTAATCATTTGTTCAGATGAATATTATGGTTATTGTTGTTTATGCAACGAAGGGTGTGTATGAATGGATCAGATTTTGTAAGACATTTATCTGGTGTTTACTGGAAATTTCGATCAGAGTTGAAAAACAGATTGAAAGATTATGGATTGGGTCTTGGGCATGTAGCTTTTTTACAGATGGTTTTGGATAAAGAAGGTATAAATCAGGAAGAGATTAAAGATAAACTATCCATGGATAAGGGGAGTGTTGCCAGATCAGTAAGTAAGCTTGTTCAATTGGGATTCATAAAAAAAGAACTAAATCTAAATGATAAAAGAGCTTTTAGATTGTATCCAACTTTGAGATTAAAAAATAAATTCCCAGAAATTGTTAAAATTATTGATGATTATTTCGAAAGTACAACATCCATGTTGGGGAAAGAAGATATGAAGGGACTACGGGAAGTTCTTGAAAAAATTTACAATGATTAGTTTTTTGAAAGCAAAATACTAATTGTTAAGAAAATAGGAGTATATATGAAAAGGAAATTATTGCTCATTCTTATCGCAATAGTGATCATCATCTCAGGAATATTTATCTCTAAACTCTTAATGAGTAAAAAAGAGCTACCTAAAAAAGTTCAATCTACATTAGAAAAAAGATATGTTAAAGCCGATAATCTCGAGTTTGGGAAATTTATCACAACAATCAATGGGTCGGGAAGAGTGGAAGCCAAAAATTCGGTTACTGTTTATGCTGAAACTTCGGGTTTGTTGGAGTCAGGAGATCTTCTTCTGAGAGAGGGTAATGAATTTGCTGATGGTAGTCTTCTTTTCAAAATAGATAATACAGAAGCAATATATAGTCTAAAGTCTCGTAAAAGTAGCTTTCTGAAATCCTTGGGGAATACTGTTTCAATGATAAAATCTTCATATCCGGAAAAATTTAAAAGTTGGCAATTGTATTTCGATAATTTTGATTTAGAAAGAGATTTAGCTCAGCTTCCAGATTTATCTGACACAAAGTTTAAAGTTTTCTTGGCTACTACAGGAATTCTAAATGAATATTATGGAATCAAATCTGATGAGTATAAATTGAAAAAATATAGTCACAATGTTGATTTTAACGGTACAATAAAAAAAGTGTATCTCAAAGAAGGATCTTATGTTAATTCAGGATCTAAAATTGCAGACATCATCTCTAGTAGAAATTTTGAGGTTACTATTCCTGTTAAATCCAGTGATGTTCGTTGGATTGACGATAATGCTACAGTAATTGTTTATGCCGAAAATAGAAAATGGAATGGTAAAGTAATCAGAAAAGCGAATAGTGTAGATCAAACAACTCAATCAATTAATACTGTAGTTGAGTTTGAGTGTAACAAGGATAATAGAATTTTTGAAGGTGAATATGTATCATGTTCCTTTTCCACTAAAGATGTTGAATCTTTCAAGATTCCAAGAAAAGCTATTGTTGATAATAACAAAGCTTACAAGGTAAATGATGGTAAACTTGCTCTAATAAGTGTAGAAATTTTAAGACAAGATAATGATTTTGCTTATGTCTTAGGTATCGAGGATAGTGATTTAATTGTTATTGAATCATTGCCAGATGCCTATGAAGGTATGAAAATAGAAATTATAAAATAATACAGGGTATATTTATGAAAAGAATAGTTGAGTTTTTTGTCAAATACCCCGTTTGGGCGAATACGCTGATAGGAATGACATTATTATTTGGTTTGGTTAGTTTAACTGATCTGAAGAGAAGTTTTTTTCCTGAAAGAGATCCTTCCAGAATTTATATAAATATGATTTATCCTGGAGCTTCTCCTGAAGAAGTTGAGGATGGAGTTACAGTTAAAATTGAAGAAGCTGTTAAGAATCTTAAAGACATTGATGAAATTAGTTCAACGTCATCTGAAAATCTGAGTAATGTGGTAATCACTATTACTGCCGCTGGTGATATTGATGAAATTCTTACTGAGGTAAAAAATGCCGTCGATAGAATTAGTACATTTCCCTCTGATGCAGAAAGACCAACGGTTTTTAAACAGCAATCTACTCAAATGGCGGCTTTTTTGAAC encodes the following:
- a CDS encoding lysophospholipid acyltransferase family protein — encoded protein: MKKKKTRFIHYVEYIFTWLLIAIVRILPVVSLYYFARIISVCLTVFINFRNKIILENLKIAFPEANEKDLFKIRDEMYTNILMTSIESLKYGYLSAEKKKELIDFDKDSFELLKKHEDGNGCMVVGGHLGFFEGAGFVPAAYGFKSSFVVANQKNKLTEKLIDIPRENNGIKVVHRSRSIARELIMLLRKKYFIAMLSDQDAGKHGVFVDFFGKKASTHKGVAVFALKFKTPVLFVDIRRDKKKKYKHVLKFIEIDYTDILNSDDKMEEKELLLVQRYTKVLEDYIRIHPEEYWWIHKRYKTKPKN
- a CDS encoding winged helix-turn-helix transcriptional regulator, with the translated sequence MNGSDFVRHLSGVYWKFRSELKNRLKDYGLGLGHVAFLQMVLDKEGINQEEIKDKLSMDKGSVARSVSKLVQLGFIKKELNLNDKRAFRLYPTLRLKNKFPEIVKIIDDYFESTTSMLGKEDMKGLREVLEKIYND
- a CDS encoding HlyD family efflux transporter periplasmic adaptor subunit, with translation MKRKLLLILIAIVIIISGIFISKLLMSKKELPKKVQSTLEKRYVKADNLEFGKFITTINGSGRVEAKNSVTVYAETSGLLESGDLLLREGNEFADGSLLFKIDNTEAIYSLKSRKSSFLKSLGNTVSMIKSSYPEKFKSWQLYFDNFDLERDLAQLPDLSDTKFKVFLATTGILNEYYGIKSDEYKLKKYSHNVDFNGTIKKVYLKEGSYVNSGSKIADIISSRNFEVTIPVKSSDVRWIDDNATVIVYAENRKWNGKVIRKANSVDQTTQSINTVVEFECNKDNRIFEGEYVSCSFSTKDVESFKIPRKAIVDNNKAYKVNDGKLALISVEILRQDNDFAYVLGIEDSDLIVIESLPDAYEGMKIEIIK